The sequence ACTCAGCAACAAGCTTGGAGAAGGTGGTTTTGGACCCGTTTACAAGGTAACGATGTTAAGAACAGCTCTTTCTGTTTCATCGAACTAACTTCCTAAAAAGCAATTTCCGAAACATTAAAATGAAAACACAAGCTTCGGTAAGAAAATTTATCTGCCATTCTCCTATTTCATCTAAACAGAAATGTCAAGCTCTAGTTTATTGTCGGTAAAATATTCTGGGGAAGCTATTTCAACTAATTGCCTCTGAAAACCTAGGGTATGctgaaagatggacaagaaaTTGCAGTAAAGAGACTTTCAAGATACTCAGCACAGGGAACCGAAGAGTTCAAGAATGAGGTTATCTTCATTGCTAAACTCCAGCATCGGAATCTTGTGAAGCTTCTTGGTGGTTGTATCCAAGCAGAAGAAAAAATGTTGGTTTATGAGTACATGCCGAATAATAGCCTAGATTGGTTTCTTTTTGGTTGGTTCTCACTTCTGAACTCCTAGCATACTTAGCTTTCGTAGAATCACCACTCAAAATAATTCAATCATCAGAGGGATTTGGTTATCTACTCtttgatttgaaatatttgaaaggATCCTATCACAAGCTTTGGATTTTTGCAGATACAAATAGGAGATCACTGCTTGATTGGCCTAAGTGCTCCCATATTATTAATGGAATTGCTCGAGGAATTCTCTATCTTCATCAAGACTCAAGATTGCGGATAATCCATAGAGATCTTAAACCCAGCAATGTTTTGCTAGACACTCATATGAACCCGAAGATATCTGACTTTGGCATGGCAAGAAGTTTCAGAGGAAATGAGACTGGAGCCATGACAATAAGAGTGGTTGGGACATAGTAATAATCTTTAAACCGGTGAACTATTTACGGTCTTCTAAAAAGCTACTTACTTTGTTTGTTTGACATTATCCTACAGTGGCTACATGTCTCCGGAGTATGCAGCAGAAGGAAAATTTTCAGTGAAATCAGATGTATTTAGCTTTGGGGTTCTAGTACTGGAGATTTTAAGCAGGAAGAGAAATAGAGGGTTCTTGCATCCAGACCATAACCATAATCTTCTAGGACATGTGGGAGCTCTTCTTGTCTATCTCATATGGTGCAAAATTTATGCTAACTATAACTACTAGCATCTAACTGCATGATATCGAATGTTCAGGTCTGGATCCTTTTCAAAGAAGGCAGGGTTATGGAAGTAATAGATACACAACTAAGGGAGTCATGCGATCAGTCTGAAGTTCAAAGATCAGTCCATGTAGGTCTATTATGTGTGCAGCAATGTCCAGAAGATAGGCCAAGTATGGCATCAGTTGTGCTCATGTTGAGTAGTGATGTTGTGCTACCCTTGCCTAAAGAGCCAGGCTTTTTCAGTGGCAGAAGCCGAATCACTGAAGCTGACAGTTCATCTACCAAGCATGGCGAAACTTCTGTCAATGAATTAAGCATCTCACAGTTGGATGCCAGATAGGAGATAAATTTTCAGGTCATGATATTTTCTGCAGGGGCTACATTTACTTAATTGTTGCCGTCATATATCTCAACAACTACTGGTTGTTCAACATAACTAGTTGACACTTAATCTGCAGCATATAACCATTAGTCATCCTGAATTCTAGCTGAGTCAAAGACATGGAGAAGTTGAGCTAAGTGTTTTGGTGACTTAAAATAAGAGGAATCTATTCAATTATTATGCATCATGAGAATCTATTCAATTATTATGCATCATGAGGGTTAAAGAGTATCTTATAATAAGTTTCatattatggaaataaaatccaatAGCAATGTACTCGTGTCACCCTTGGCACAATGTTTAAGAAAATTGGTCAAACAATAACAAGTTCCCTCATTCTCAGTCTACCATCCAGTCAAGGAAAAAATCTGTATAGTTTCCTTCAATGTTCTGTCATAGACTTGTCTCAttatgaaatctatgcatcaaattAGTTCCAATCCTAGAACTTCAAATATTAGCAACCGGAAAAAAAGATTATATTGTAATTTGTTCAAAATGTTGTGGCCTAGTGGTCCATGAAGTGATAACCATGAGGCCTCAAGTTCAAATCTCAGTAACAGAAAAAATGCTAAGTGATTTCTTCGCACCGGACTATGCTTTTCAACAATTAAGATGTTTGGATTtgaatatataaaacaaaatttgAGCACTGGATAGAGGAAGGAACACTAACGAAGCTAGTAAGTATCCATTCAGTCAAGAGACACCAAAATGGTTATGCCATCCTCAAACAGGCCTTCAGATTTTGCATGGATGCCAAGTTTATCCTTAAACTAGTTAAGATGAGACAGCAACTTGTAATTTGTAAGCAAACTGACACTTTGAATTTCCATGGCTCCACTTCTCTCGACAAATACATGTCCACCTTAGAGATAGTTCAAGGGTGGAAATTCAGAATTTACTCAAGGAAAGACTCAATACCTAAGTTACTGTTCATTTCAACTATCTTGtttcattttatattttgtttacttaatttagttgttattataatattttacatgCATGTGCATCTCAACCAGGACGGGCATTATGGAAAGGGCAGTATGGAAATTCTGTTTCTATTTACAATAAATATGTAGTTGCAAGAACAATGAAAAGACAGAGCCAAGAAGAAAATGTTAGAGAGTTAAGACATCCCTAGAGCATCTAGATGTTTAAGAAAAAGATTGTAAAAGCTCACAATGAGACTGCATCACAATCTCGAAGTTTGAGATGAGAGCATTGAAAAAATAGCATGGAATAGACAAATTTGGTGATATGTACAAACAAGCAACAAATCAATCAGATCAGGGCATTTTTCCCTTAATACTTAATCTCAAGTTGAAAAGAATATTTACAAAAAGCATAAAAGCAAATAAAGTCAGATTAATTAAGGCTGTATTGGAAGTTCATCATTACCTAAACTCTGCTTACTTTCAGCTCCTCTCAAGAACTAAAGAATCAGCACATGGAGAAATAGTAATCTGTTGCAGATGATTGACTAGGTTGTCCAAAATTGTGTAAATGTATTCGGACTTAGTATGTGAACCATCAAAGGCGATAAACTCATGCACTTCCCCGTTCAATTCGATCCAACTACACCCTCGGGTCTTTTCCACACCCATTTCTTTCATCATTTGCCTGACTTGAGCTACCCCTTCCCAATTTTTACAAGTAGAATACAAATTCGCCAAGAGTGTATATCTGCCACAGTGATAAGgctgtatgtcgattagatgtcTTCCTATCCATTCACCTAATTCATAAGCCTTGTGAATCATGCAAGAACCAAAGAGAGCACCCCATATGCTAGGTGTAGGTTTCATTGGCATGTCTTGAATCAATTTACAAGCTTCTTCCAGAAGCCCGGCCCGGCCCAAAAGATCGACCATACAGCCATAATGATCTAAATTAGGTTTTACAGCATAAACTTGGTTCATTAATGAGAAGAACCGTCTTCCTTCATCCACGAGTCCTCCATGAGAACAAGCACTGAGAATTCCAATGAAGGTTACTTCATTGGGCCTTAAACCATTTCTCAACATTTCTAAGAATAAGGCCATGGATTTTGCAGCATCACCATGTGCTGCTAAGCCATTGATCATAGCAGTCCATACATAAACATCTTTATTTGGCAACTTCTCAAAAACCAACAATGCCTCTTCGATGCACCCACACTTTGCATACATATCTATCAAAGCAGTGCCAAGTACTgcattgaattttattttgtgttctttTATATAATTAGCAATCCATCTGCCCTCGTCCAGTGCCCCAAGCCTAGTGGATGCACTGAGAACGCTCGTCAATGTTACTTGATTTGGCACAACCTTTACGGACAGCATGTCTTTGAAAACAGAGAGTGCTTCCCTAAATCTATTGCAGTGTACACAGGCAGCAATCATAGCACTCCAAAAAATAAGATTCTTGTAAGGCATGTCTTCAAAAACTTTCAAGGCATCATCCCAAAATCCACATTTAGCATACATATCAACAAGAGCACTGCCAATGTAAACATCCCTAGAAACCCTCCCCGCTTCCACATAGAAAGCATGAAGACACCTCCCAAACCAAACATATCTCAATGTTCCAGCAGGACAAAGAGCTGCTACTACAGCAACTTCATCCACCTTAACCTCTTCTTGTCTCATCTCCAGAAAAAGTTCCAAAGCTCTAACTGGCAGATCATTCCGGGCATACCCATCAATTAGAGCAGTATAAGAAAGCACATCCTTGTGtgtaatttcatcaaacacttggagcgCAATGTCGACATACCCACTGCTGGCAAAACAAGAAACCAAAGAGTTCTGCACAAACTGGTCAGAAGTGTATCCAAACTTTTGTATTTGAGCTAAAACTAGAAGTGGGTTTTGATTCTTGGCTCTAGAAAAGGCTCTTAGAAGCAAAGGAAAGGTATGTTTATTAGGAAAAAGTCCATGTTGGCGCATTTGAATGTAGAAACTAATGGAGCTTTGAGGGTGTGAAGTATTAGAAAAGCCTTTGAAGATGATGTTCCATGTATGTATAGTGGGGTTTGTGATGTGATTGAAGAGAGAAGAAGCATAAGAAGACGGGAATGAAGGAAGAAGTAAGCAAAGGCGGAGTAGTTTGCTGAAAAATGAAGTGTGATGTGAGAGGCCACAAGTGAAGACCACACTGTTGATCTGTTTCAGATGGTACAAATTCCATCCTTTCCACAACACCAACCACTTCAATTGTTCATTCAAAACTGGAAAGCCTACCATTTTCCCTTGCCATGCAGTCAACTTCTTGCCTAGTCTTGGAGTCGTAAAGGGGAGCAAACTGTATAATCTGAAAGTACAGGGCCATATGTGGCAATTCGCctttaaaataatcttttttatatttataatggaAAAATAACAGATATACTCTCGAactttaataaatgatataaatacaCGCTCTGTCATATTTTGAGTAAAAATATACCCTTACCTTTAATGacaaggtacaaatatacccttgaactttaataaatggtacaaatatattcTCTGTTATACTTagagtacaaatataccctttttgttaaagaaaaaggtataaatatacccCTTTCATTAACGACGGAACACGTGTCAGCATCTATTGGTTggtcatttttaatttattttatctgtgAATAATTTGATCTATACTAAATTATAAATCATATCCGATCCAAATAACTTGACCCGACCTGTGTAATAGAGACGCTTCAAAAGACATATCATGCGTCTCTATTCACACATGTTTCTTTCTTCGACTCTCTCTCACTCGCACTCTCTCATTAATCCAAAAAATCCTAACATATGCGTCGGTTCGATTCATGTTTCGATCCACCACCATCTAGAATCGAGTAGAGATTTGTTTAATATTGTGATGTTGTTTAATGTTCTGATGTTAGTTTAATATACTGATATTTTTTAATGTTCTTCATGAACTACTGTTGTTTTTTCTAATTCATTATTTCTAAGTCATGGTTATTGTTACCtattttaaattcattgttaCACCATTGTTCACCAACTTCAAAGAGTGAATAAGAAGATAATATTTTAAGAACAGAAACATGAGAAAAACTTACAAAGTTTGAACATTCCTCGACCAAACCAATGTCCTCATTGTATCACAGATCGGGTTGGGTTATTGAAACGGGGTATGAATTATAATTTAGGATGGATTAAATTAATcacagataaaataaattaaaaagtggCAACCAATATGATGCTTACACGTGTTCCGCCATTAATGGGAAggatatatttgtacatttttattaACAGCAGGGATATATTTGTACTCAAAGTATGATAAAGTATATATTTGCACAATATATTAAAGTTTGgggtatatttatacctttttATTAACAGTAAAGGTATATTTGTATCCTAACATGCCGGAAGGTATATTTATACCACTTATTAAAGTTTAGAGATATATTTATACCTTTTTcgtatttaaaaataattaatgtcaaaatttttattttttggtaccCAATCCTTCTATTAATTTCAAGTTAATAATTACAATTCTACAGCTCGGCTTATTGTTCATACGGAGATTCAACAATTTAGCCTCTAGCGCAGCTTTTGTAAACGgatctttactttttttatgatgcaatattttttttgtttcccaaggtatccccacagcctgcagccgtgagactaattcTCCGTTCCTCTATCAGCGCATTAAGCGGTAGGAAACTGGCCACAAAGTTTACTCCACTCGCCAGAGGCGGGGATGATGTAATATTATCtagtataaaccacataaatcccTTCTACAGTGAAAGTATTTACATATAATACCATTAGATTTTCTCTCTccctaatttgtaaaatatacttatacattGCTGCAATGTATGATAAAACAGATTTGCCTATATTTATGGAAAGAGAAATCAGATATTATCTTTTTCTACTTTAATTAAAGCAATTACTTACCTACCATTATATGatgtatgattaaatatagtaactgaaatttaaattaaaaaaaaattcttaaacatcattattaattgttctcatttacaatattttatgttgtttattcattttaacaaataaaaaagtcttattatttccttcttatactatttttagtagtaataaattacataaacaataataaaatataattttaattaaaacctatttaaaaattatgtaacaacaacataaaataatataaaatctagtgggagtattatttttttttcattctcttttctttactttagtaAGGAGTAATGTTAATGCGTATGGATTATTTGTGTTCATACTGATATGTTTCATTAAGCTCCTAGAAAATTGATTTCTAAAGTATGTTTTGACGAAAGAAACTATCTTTCATTCAAggaatcatataaatttattataaataaattaaaatccatgaaaaaaataaacatcagTTAACAAAATAGTTAAATGAGAACAATATATATCCAAATACAGTTGATACATTCAGTTTTATTATTCAATATGTAATGTATTTATTGAATCAATGCAAATAACGGATAAGttgaaatttaaaagataatatCATACAACACTTGCACATGTATGTGGACATATTATACGTTTAAAAAATAAtctgcagtaatgtataatgtcatactatATATTTAAGTATTAACATTAAACATGTATACTTCTGTAACCTTATCAGAATATATAATGTAACCTAACATAATACTAATACTTTCTAATTGtataataccaaataatacataaaatgtcTCTTAAATGTAATAAAAACTTcttaatgtataacataatgaaatagatagcaaaataattatattatacattagtcttaCAAAAATAACTAATGTACAATGTctgatatattataacttatatattaaaatataatcttccaaAATGTATAATAGCATACTATACATATAAATTCTTCACCTTATACATTAATTATCtacaagattataataattttaagaaaaaattagtgttATTGTAACATTACATTGGCTACACGATAATAAGGAAAATGAATGATTCAATTTCCTTTATTACGTGAATTAAAAGTGTACATTTTCAATTTCTATTGTAAAAGTGATGCAAATAGGAGGGGGatgagtgtaataccccatattttcgtgctaaaattctaaccatcgttcctacgcgtctaagctctaatccaagtgattctcacgtgactacaagttgcatgatcgttatcctagtctatggagtagtttagaggtgaaaaatgtttatagcaatgacctagaa comes from Capsicum annuum cultivar UCD-10X-F1 chromosome 2, UCD10Xv1.1, whole genome shotgun sequence and encodes:
- the LOC107857613 gene encoding G-type lectin S-receptor-like serine/threonine-protein kinase SD1-1 isoform X3; translated protein: MSPEYAAEGKFSVKSDVFSFGVLVLEILSRKRNRGFLHPDHNHNLLGHVWILFKEGRVMEVIDTQLRESCDQSEVQRSVHVGLLCVQQCPEDRPSMASVVLMLSSDVVLPLPKEPGFFSGRSRITEADSSSTKHGETSVNELSISQLDAR
- the LOC107857614 gene encoding pentatricopeptide repeat-containing protein At1g50270, yielding MVGFPVLNEQLKWLVLWKGWNLYHLKQINSVVFTCGLSHHTSFFSKLLRLCLLLPSFPSSYASSLFNHITNPTIHTWNIIFKGFSNTSHPQSSISFYIQMRQHGLFPNKHTFPLLLRAFSRAKNQNPLLVLAQIQKFGYTSDQFVQNSLVSCFASSGYVDIALQVFDEITHKDVLSYTALIDGYARNDLPVRALELFLEMRQEEVKVDEVAVVAALCPAGTLRYVWFGRCLHAFYVEAGRVSRDVYIGSALVDMYAKCGFWDDALKVFEDMPYKNLIFWSAMIAACVHCNRFREALSVFKDMLSVKVVPNQVTLTSVLSASTRLGALDEGRWIANYIKEHKIKFNAVLGTALIDMYAKCGCIEEALLVFEKLPNKDVYVWTAMINGLAAHGDAAKSMALFLEMLRNGLRPNEVTFIGILSACSHGGLVDEGRRFFSLMNQVYAVKPNLDHYGCMVDLLGRAGLLEEACKLIQDMPMKPTPSIWGALFGSCMIHKAYELGEWIGRHLIDIQPYHCGRYTLLANLYSTCKNWEGVAQVRQMMKEMGVEKTRGCSWIELNGEVHEFIAFDGSHTKSEYIYTILDNLVNHLQQITISPCADSLVLERS